The following coding sequences are from one Planctomycetota bacterium window:
- a CDS encoding riboflavin synthase, with translation MFTGLVQYVGRVVASGPAEGRAGVVRLEVDASRWDHVPRAGDSICVAGCCLTVVGEVVGWRLVFEAVPETLAKTTIRDWRPGRRVNLEHALPAGGFLGGHIVQGHVDGVGVVRFNGEDGPRGWRLRVAAGPEFMRAMIPKGSVCLDGVSLTLAEVGETEIEVALIPETLARTTLAELRAGDEVNVECDVIAKAVAACVERSLGRLSG, from the coding sequence ATGTTCACGGGATTGGTGCAGTACGTGGGACGAGTCGTGGCGTCGGGGCCCGCCGAAGGCCGCGCGGGGGTCGTGCGCCTGGAGGTGGACGCGTCGAGGTGGGATCACGTGCCGCGGGCGGGCGACTCGATCTGCGTGGCGGGGTGCTGCCTCACGGTGGTGGGCGAGGTGGTCGGCTGGCGGCTGGTGTTCGAGGCCGTGCCCGAAACGCTCGCCAAGACCACGATTCGGGATTGGCGCCCCGGACGACGGGTGAACCTGGAACACGCGCTGCCGGCGGGAGGATTCCTCGGCGGGCACATCGTGCAGGGGCACGTCGACGGCGTCGGCGTTGTGCGGTTCAACGGCGAGGATGGCCCGCGCGGGTGGCGACTGCGGGTCGCGGCGGGCCCAGAGTTCATGCGGGCAATGATCCCCAAGGGAAGCGTGTGCCTGGACGGCGTATCGTTGACACTGGCAGAAGTCGGCGAAACAGAAATCGAAGTTGCGCTCATTCCTGAGACGCTCGCGCGGACCACGCTGGCGGAGTTGCGGGCGGGGGATGAAGTGAATGTCGAGTGCGACGTGATCGCCAAGGCGGTCGCGGCGTGCGTCGAGCGATCGCTCGGCCGACTGAGCGGATAA
- a CDS encoding DUF4114 domain-containing protein, with protein sequence MNRVMSVGGVALLVAAATAQAGYTTVNIGSSAATRGAVTGGGNGAPSGENGGPNSLVNILSRMYNGTTSTAGITGSINGDLFLNGSVTARRIEDFNAGSPSALANVFNLAGGVSGAGGDLDQVWSDGTVRLEARARYAGYSQFFGYRTSLTAGGFTGGVTSVASGYNDPAAGTLVNIGSPVSFMWMRANNAAGTNNAHYSYAALNVAQRDQMVAWEILGAGGGRRFVVAFEDINQGGSPDDRDFNDLVMELVVIPLPTGAGLSMAGLGVLAFRRRRSA encoded by the coding sequence ATGAATCGCGTGATGAGTGTTGGGGGCGTGGCCCTGCTGGTGGCGGCTGCCACGGCTCAGGCCGGGTATACGACGGTGAACATCGGCTCGTCGGCGGCGACGCGCGGCGCGGTGACCGGCGGCGGCAACGGCGCGCCGAGCGGTGAGAACGGCGGGCCGAACAGCCTGGTGAACATTCTGAGCCGCATGTACAACGGGACGACGAGCACCGCGGGCATCACGGGCTCGATCAATGGCGATCTGTTCCTCAACGGCAGCGTCACTGCTCGTCGCATCGAGGACTTCAACGCGGGCAGCCCGTCGGCGCTGGCAAATGTCTTCAACCTCGCCGGCGGCGTGTCGGGCGCGGGTGGCGACCTCGACCAGGTGTGGAGCGACGGCACGGTGCGCCTCGAGGCGCGGGCCCGGTATGCGGGGTACTCGCAGTTCTTCGGCTACCGCACGTCGCTGACGGCGGGCGGCTTCACCGGCGGCGTGACGTCCGTGGCCTCCGGGTACAACGATCCGGCCGCGGGCACGCTGGTCAACATCGGCAGCCCCGTGAGCTTCATGTGGATGCGCGCGAACAACGCCGCGGGCACCAACAACGCCCACTATTCGTACGCGGCTCTCAACGTCGCGCAGCGTGACCAGATGGTGGCGTGGGAGATCCTCGGGGCGGGCGGCGGTCGTCGCTTCGTGGTGGCTTTCGAGGACATCAACCAGGGTGGCAGCCCCGATGACCGCGACTTCAACGATCTGGTCATGGAGCTCGTCGTGATTCCGCTGCCGACCGGCGCGGGCCTGAGCATGGCCGGCCTCGGCGTGCTGGCGTTCCGCCGCCGCCGCTCGGCCTGA